The Anabaena sp. WA102 genome contains a region encoding:
- a CDS encoding fatty acid desaturase family protein: MTQTVTQTVSYPSNLESIKKLKFAENTEFRTTLNRRIDDFFQTTGRQKRDCPQMYLKTAILVLGLITIYVSLVFLAQEWWQALSLSILLGLFMDGIGFNLQHDGSHNAYSNIPWVNKLMAMSMDVIGFSSYYWKMGHTVLHHKYVNLTGYDQDFEFGTFARKTPFQKWFPHHRWQHYYIWLLYGVYAIEWSLIRDVNNLLSNKIDHLDYPRPKGMDLVIFWLGKLIFLTFAFGIPLIFHSVWNVLLCYGVAVFNMGFFMNCIFLLAHEVEEAEFPMPSEDTIMVKNEWAIHQIETSVNCSFNPFLSWFCGGLNFQIEHHLFPKICHINYASIAPIVEKTCQEFGVKYQTNKSLFASLSSHFRLLRRLGKPSPNF; the protein is encoded by the coding sequence ATGACACAAACAGTAACACAAACAGTATCTTATCCCTCAAACCTTGAATCAATTAAAAAGCTAAAGTTTGCTGAAAATACTGAGTTTCGGACAACCTTAAACAGACGAATTGATGATTTTTTTCAAACCACTGGACGGCAAAAACGAGACTGTCCCCAGATGTATTTGAAGACAGCTATTCTAGTCCTTGGTCTTATAACTATTTATGTATCTTTAGTTTTTTTAGCACAAGAATGGTGGCAAGCTCTAAGTTTATCAATTTTACTTGGACTGTTCATGGATGGCATTGGTTTTAACCTTCAGCACGATGGTTCCCATAATGCCTATTCCAACATTCCTTGGGTGAATAAACTGATGGCTATGTCTATGGATGTGATTGGTTTTAGTTCCTATTATTGGAAGATGGGACATACTGTACTTCATCACAAATATGTCAATTTAACAGGGTATGATCAAGACTTTGAGTTTGGTACTTTTGCTCGGAAAACACCCTTTCAGAAGTGGTTTCCTCATCATCGTTGGCAACATTATTATATCTGGTTACTTTATGGGGTGTATGCTATTGAGTGGTCATTGATCCGTGATGTCAATAATTTATTAAGCAATAAAATAGACCATCTCGATTATCCTAGACCAAAAGGGATGGATCTAGTTATCTTTTGGCTAGGAAAGTTAATTTTTTTGACTTTTGCCTTCGGTATTCCCTTAATATTTCATTCAGTATGGAATGTTTTATTGTGCTATGGAGTTGCAGTATTTAATATGGGTTTCTTCATGAATTGTATTTTTTTATTAGCACACGAAGTTGAAGAAGCAGAATTTCCTATGCCTTCAGAAGATACAATAATGGTAAAAAATGAATGGGCTATTCATCAAATTGAAACCAGTGTTAACTGTTCCTTTAATCCTTTTTTAAGTTGGTTCTGTGGTGGACTAAATTTTCAGATTGAGCATCATCTATTTCCGAAAATTTGTCATATAAATTATGCTTCTATAGCCCCTATTGTTGAAAAGACTTGTCAAGAATTTGGTGTAAAATATCAAACAAATAAATCACTTTTTGCTTCTTTATCATCACATTTTCGATTACTGCGCCGCCTTGGTAAACCAAGTCCAAATTTTTAA
- a CDS encoding fatty acid desaturase family protein yields the protein MTVTISTTMSPKKPIDFVERNNLKAFREILRDWLAIALIIAFSIWANNIFVYVVCVWLIGAFQFALAEAIAHEAAHYNLFTSKAWNDHLEFLYAFPFFRTLYSYRKHHLPHHTHLGSEKDYLIEHYEFLGLNKTNKNVLMILFIKPILGFSAIFFVVETIHDTFLNFKTGLQENNGRLLKNLLQLCLFWLVVIFGFYWSGNLDILLLYWFVPLVWSYSFFSAFNEVHEHYNTVSGTRSNVNPFLNFIFHNGCYHYVHHLCPTIPWYNLPKAHQSLCPNNPDISKSLLESYRQITRDNSAIKSSEVN from the coding sequence ATGACAGTAACAATTTCAACAACAATGTCACCCAAAAAACCTATTGATTTTGTTGAACGTAATAATCTGAAAGCGTTCCGAGAAATTCTAAGAGACTGGCTCGCTATTGCCTTAATTATAGCCTTTAGTATTTGGGCAAATAATATCTTTGTTTATGTTGTTTGTGTTTGGTTAATTGGGGCTTTTCAATTTGCCCTTGCAGAAGCGATTGCCCACGAAGCAGCCCATTATAATTTATTTACCTCAAAAGCCTGGAATGACCACCTAGAGTTTCTATATGCTTTTCCATTTTTTCGCACCCTTTATTCTTATCGGAAACATCACTTACCTCACCATACACATTTAGGAAGTGAAAAAGACTACCTCATTGAACACTATGAATTTTTAGGATTAAATAAAACAAACAAGAACGTTTTAATGATCTTGTTTATTAAACCGATATTAGGCTTTTCTGCAATTTTCTTTGTTGTTGAGACTATTCATGATACCTTTCTAAACTTTAAAACAGGACTACAAGAAAATAATGGACGGTTGCTTAAAAATCTCCTTCAACTTTGTTTATTCTGGCTAGTCGTTATTTTCGGATTTTATTGGTCAGGAAATTTAGATATTTTATTACTTTACTGGTTTGTACCTTTAGTGTGGTCTTATTCTTTCTTTTCAGCTTTTAATGAGGTGCATGAACATTATAATACTGTGTCAGGAACAAGATCAAATGTCAATCCTTTTCTTAATTTCATATTTCACAATGGATGTTATCATTATGTTCACCACTTATGTCCTACTATTCCTTGGTATAATCTGCCCAAAGCACATCAATCTTTATGTCCAAATAACCCAGATATATCAAAAAGTTTGCTAGAAAGCTATCGGCAAATAACCCGTGACAATTCAGCAATAAAATCATCAGAGGTTAATTAA
- a CDS encoding fatty acyl-AMP ligase, with protein MIEFKALNTLDQLLTYRAKVQPNRRAYTMLDINGAEDSYITYGDMYSQVINIAQRLLSEGLQSRNAILLYPPGIEFIVAFFGCLYAGVLPAPIHIPKRNRSNKKIADIVSATKASAILLLSKDEQAFRDTLSKEENWPKDLIYVPTDMTVEPANSQNLPLPEINGSAIAFLQFTSGSTSLPKGVMISHSNCLSNLDMALSVSQATPSSTFVSWLPHHHDLGLVAHLLHSLYAGSHCVMLAPTTFVSRPIEWLRAITKYRGEYTGAPNFAYQLCVDKIQPEEQKNLDLSSLRMAINAAEPINSQTLWDFSAKFAENGFKPRMFLPAYGMAEGTVFISSGTLDREPVYLEVDLESLGKDNIAKPATTETHKKIFVGCGHAKLGEQIFIIDPKRNCEVPRNHVGEIWLTGPNVMCGYYNNAEATAQTLVSQQGGRPYLRTGDLGFMDDNGELYITGRLKDMMIVNGVNYYPQDIEICVEQAHLDISSGCVIAFSVPGATGEELVTVVELNKAGITKMKQSGYLEELVEAISSKVGENFELPLNQLVFLKIGRIPKTSSGKLRRQQCKQEFLQGIPDALATWTQYDSTNQSQEAVDTQNLEKTFQEIMSMGFTHLKVFTNLIKILTNEYQVKMVDFDLEKPMLVYGIEFPQLMEIRGQLEKQLECPIPVEVFSQENNVKGLLNDIVCAMSNHNN; from the coding sequence ATGATAGAATTTAAAGCCTTGAATACATTAGATCAGTTACTTACCTACCGAGCTAAGGTACAACCTAACCGTAGGGCTTATACAATGCTCGATATTAACGGTGCAGAAGATAGTTATATTACCTACGGGGATATGTATTCCCAGGTGATTAATATAGCTCAAAGATTATTGTCTGAAGGACTACAATCACGTAATGCGATTTTACTTTATCCACCAGGAATTGAATTTATAGTTGCATTCTTCGGTTGCCTTTATGCTGGGGTTTTACCTGCACCTATCCATATCCCAAAACGTAATCGTTCCAACAAGAAGATTGCAGATATTGTTTCTGCCACAAAAGCCTCAGCAATATTACTTCTTAGCAAGGATGAACAAGCTTTTCGGGATACTTTGAGCAAGGAAGAAAATTGGCCAAAGGATCTGATTTATGTACCAACAGACATGACTGTTGAGCCAGCAAACTCTCAGAACTTACCTTTACCAGAGATAAATGGATCAGCGATCGCATTCTTGCAGTTCACGTCTGGCTCAACTTCACTACCCAAAGGTGTGATGATCAGCCATTCAAACTGTCTAAGTAACCTTGATATGGCTTTGTCTGTAAGTCAGGCAACTCCTTCTTCTACTTTTGTCAGTTGGCTTCCTCATCATCATGATTTGGGATTAGTTGCCCATTTGCTGCACAGTTTGTATGCTGGTAGTCACTGTGTGATGTTAGCACCAACAACCTTTGTTTCTCGACCTATTGAGTGGCTACGAGCCATCACGAAATACCGTGGGGAATATACGGGCGCACCTAACTTTGCCTATCAATTATGTGTTGACAAGATTCAACCTGAAGAGCAAAAAAATCTTGATCTTTCTTCCTTACGCATGGCGATCAACGCCGCCGAACCCATTAATTCCCAAACTCTTTGGGATTTCAGTGCTAAATTTGCTGAGAATGGATTTAAACCTCGGATGTTTCTCCCAGCTTATGGCATGGCTGAGGGAACAGTATTTATATCTTCTGGAACCCTTGATCGAGAACCAGTTTATCTGGAAGTGGACTTAGAGTCATTAGGTAAAGACAATATTGCTAAGCCAGCAACGACAGAGACTCACAAGAAGATTTTTGTTGGCTGTGGTCACGCAAAACTTGGCGAACAGATCTTTATTATTGATCCCAAACGCAATTGCGAAGTTCCCCGTAATCATGTGGGAGAGATTTGGTTGACCGGCCCTAACGTGATGTGTGGTTATTACAACAATGCAGAAGCCACCGCTCAGACTCTTGTTTCTCAACAAGGCGGTCGCCCCTACCTCCGTACTGGTGATCTAGGCTTTATGGATGATAATGGCGAACTCTATATCACCGGCCGACTCAAAGATATGATGATCGTCAACGGGGTTAATTACTACCCGCAAGATATTGAAATCTGTGTCGAACAAGCACATCTTGACATTTCCTCCGGTTGTGTTATTGCTTTTAGTGTGCCAGGTGCGACAGGTGAGGAATTAGTAACTGTTGTCGAGTTGAACAAAGCTGGTATAACTAAGATGAAACAATCTGGTTATTTAGAAGAATTAGTTGAAGCTATTAGTTCAAAAGTTGGAGAAAACTTTGAACTGCCTTTAAACCAACTTGTTTTCTTAAAAATTGGGCGCATACCTAAAACATCTAGTGGCAAACTGCGGAGACAGCAATGTAAACAAGAATTTTTACAAGGCATTCCTGATGCACTAGCAACATGGACTCAATATGATTCCACAAATCAATCTCAAGAGGCCGTTGATACCCAAAACCTAGAAAAGACATTTCAAGAGATCATGTCTATGGGTTTTACCCATTTAAAAGTTTTTACCAATCTGATCAAGATATTGACCAATGAATATCAGGTAAAAATGGTTGATTTTGATCTTGAAAAACCCATGCTTGTTTATGGAATTGAATTTCCCCAACTGATGGAGATTCGTGGCCAACTGGAAAAGCAATTAGAATGTCCTATTCCGGTTGAGGTATTTTCTCAAGAAAATAACGTCAAAGGTTTGCTGAATGACATTGTTTGTGCCATGTCTAATCACAATAATTAA
- a CDS encoding TetR/AcrR family transcriptional regulator — protein MPKIVNHEQYRKELLNKCFDLFAEKGYAAITMRQISASLKVSTGTLYHYFPNKQALFEQLVEEISQQDIITALTEFGGKNNLLELMAALGQYLVKNEDYLIKWTYLWVDFCQHQDSKIMLSNSTVFKRANQRCQQVACDLLGVPDVVLASFVLSFVNGVVLEKLWGNENIDFSEQCQLLGEMIVAYLRQKTDFKVSS, from the coding sequence ATGCCGAAAATTGTTAATCATGAACAATACCGTAAAGAATTACTCAATAAATGTTTTGATTTGTTTGCTGAAAAAGGCTATGCAGCGATTACTATGCGGCAGATTTCTGCGAGTTTAAAGGTTTCCACAGGTACGCTATATCATTATTTTCCCAACAAACAAGCTTTGTTTGAGCAATTGGTGGAAGAAATTAGTCAGCAGGATATCATTACAGCTTTAACAGAATTTGGAGGAAAAAATAACTTATTAGAATTGATGGCAGCGTTGGGTCAATATCTTGTTAAAAATGAGGATTATTTAATTAAATGGACTTATCTATGGGTTGATTTTTGTCAACATCAAGACTCAAAAATAATGTTGAGTAATAGCACTGTTTTTAAACGGGCTAATCAACGATGTCAGCAAGTAGCCTGTGATTTATTAGGTGTTCCAGATGTAGTATTAGCATCTTTTGTTTTGAGTTTTGTGAATGGTGTGGTTCTCGAAAAATTATGGGGAAATGAAAACATTGATTTCTCTGAACAGTGTCAGCTTTTAGGAGAGATGATTGTAGCCTATTTACGACAAAAAACCGACTTTAAGGTTAGTAGTTAA
- a CDS encoding ABC exporter membrane fusion protein, giving the protein MSYKQLFKPKNQGLIALIIAATAITGGIAIYGISNFGKMEKSSVTESKPIVPIPQIVTALGRLEPKTEIIKLSAPLALDGDRISELLVKEGDNVKIGQVIAILQSRDLLKKSVIQSQQQVKVAKAKLAQIKAGAKSGEIQEQSAIVERIKAQYAGDKQSQQENIARISAQWEGDRIAQTATINKLTAELKNAESEYKRYEKLFSEGAISNSVIDGKRLNVETAKQTLSESQAILNRINTTANKQLAEAKVALNRINATSNKQINESQGKLNSIAEVRPVDVQLAQTEIESAIANLNRAKTELEAAYIRAPMTGQIIKIHTRVGEKIGDEGIADFAQTNAMMAVAEVYQTDISKIKLGQKAIITSQGFTGELQGTVQQIGLQVKRQNIFGDQPGENLDSRIVEVKILLNPEDSKKVSGLTNLQVQTAIKL; this is encoded by the coding sequence ATGAGTTATAAACAGTTGTTTAAACCTAAAAATCAAGGGTTAATTGCTTTAATAATTGCGGCCACTGCGATAACAGGAGGAATTGCTATTTATGGGATTTCTAACTTTGGAAAAATGGAAAAATCTTCTGTAACTGAATCCAAACCTATTGTCCCTATTCCGCAAATAGTTACTGCTTTAGGAAGACTAGAACCGAAAACGGAAATAATTAAATTATCTGCACCTTTAGCATTAGATGGCGATCGCATTTCTGAACTATTAGTTAAAGAAGGTGATAATGTTAAAATCGGACAAGTAATTGCTATTTTACAATCCCGTGATCTATTAAAAAAATCTGTGATTCAATCCCAGCAACAAGTGAAAGTTGCTAAAGCTAAACTCGCACAAATTAAAGCTGGGGCTAAATCAGGAGAAATTCAAGAACAGTCAGCAATTGTGGAGAGAATTAAGGCACAATATGCAGGAGATAAACAATCCCAACAGGAAAATATTGCCCGTATATCAGCCCAATGGGAAGGTGATAGAATTGCCCAAACAGCAACTATTAATAAACTAACCGCAGAACTCAAAAATGCCGAATCAGAATATAAACGCTATGAAAAGTTATTTTCTGAAGGGGCAATTTCTAATTCTGTAATTGATGGTAAACGGTTAAATGTAGAAACTGCTAAACAGACATTAAGTGAATCTCAAGCTATTCTCAACCGCATTAATACTACAGCCAATAAACAATTAGCAGAAGCTAAAGTTGCTCTCAATCGGATTAATGCTACTAGTAATAAACAAATTAATGAATCTCAAGGTAAACTCAATAGTATTGCTGAAGTTCGTCCTGTAGATGTGCAGTTAGCACAAACAGAAATTGAAAGTGCGATCGCTAATCTAAACAGGGCAAAAACTGAACTAGAAGCAGCTTATATTCGCGCCCCTATGACGGGACAAATTATCAAAATTCATACTCGCGTCGGTGAAAAAATTGGTGATGAAGGGATTGCTGACTTTGCCCAAACTAACGCAATGATGGCAGTAGCAGAAGTTTATCAAACTGATATTAGTAAGATAAAATTAGGACAAAAAGCCATAATTACCAGTCAAGGATTTACAGGAGAATTACAAGGTACAGTCCAGCAAATTGGTTTACAAGTCAAACGCCAAAATATTTTTGGTGATCAACCAGGAGAAAATTTAGACAGTCGCATTGTCGAAGTAAAAATTCTCCTCAATCCTGAAGATAGTAAAAAAGTTTCCGGCTTAACTAATTTACAAGTGCAAACAGCAATTAAATTGTAA
- a CDS encoding GNAT family N-acetyltransferase translates to MSDTADSAQFASKEWPVASILTNKTKTVLLMHGYLELCRLSSSYMEVACISNKVVGLLVGKIETDCTLKAKIKSIFYSIIVLIKVISGKYGKLSKPLLLVKNLISTEIKSQQSSPKSDGKIVLFMVNPEYRGQGIGKTLMDRFVVVAKDKRVKRISLYTDPFSNWQFYEKYGFTRYSTFKNDLDSFLRGENVKGFIYILDINNTPDSFDTE, encoded by the coding sequence ATGAGTGATACTGCTGACTCTGCTCAATTTGCGTCAAAAGAGTGGCCTGTTGCATCTATTTTAACAAACAAAACAAAAACAGTACTTTTGATGCATGGTTACTTGGAGTTATGCCGTTTATCGTCATCATACATGGAAGTTGCTTGCATCTCTAATAAAGTGGTAGGATTACTGGTTGGAAAAATTGAGACAGATTGCACTTTAAAAGCGAAAATAAAGTCCATTTTTTATTCTATAATAGTGTTAATAAAAGTCATTTCTGGGAAATATGGTAAATTATCTAAACCGTTATTGCTTGTAAAAAACTTGATTTCTACAGAGATAAAATCTCAACAGAGTTCGCCGAAATCAGATGGAAAGATCGTACTTTTTATGGTCAATCCGGAGTATCGAGGCCAAGGAATTGGTAAAACTTTAATGGACAGATTTGTAGTAGTTGCCAAAGATAAACGAGTTAAACGGATATCTCTTTATACCGATCCCTTCAGCAACTGGCAATTTTACGAGAAATATGGCTTTACACGCTATAGTACATTTAAGAATGATTTAGATTCATTCTTAAGAGGAGAAAATGTGAAAGGATTTATATATATTTTGGACATAAACAATACTCCGGACAGTTTTGATACGGAGTAA
- a CDS encoding fatty acid desaturase family protein — protein sequence MTQTVTQTVSYPSNLESIKKLKFAENTEFRATLNRRVEDFFKTTGRQKRDCPQMYLKTAILVLGFIAIYVSLVFLAQEWWQALSLSILLGLFMDGIVFNLQHDGSHNAYSNIPWVNKLMAMSLDVIGFSSYYWKIFHNVLHHNYVNITGYDQDFEFGTLARKTPFQKWFPHHRWQQYYIWLLYGVYSIEWSLSFDFESFFSNKLRHVDYPRPRERELVIFILGKTIFLSLAFGIPLMFHSIWNILLCYTVTQLTLGIVMSCIFWLAHEVEEAEFPMPSEDTRMVKNEWAIHQIETSVNCSFNPFLNWFCGGLNFQIEHHLFPQICHVNYAYIAPIVEKTCQEFGVKYQTNKSLFASLSSHFRLLRRLGKSSSTL from the coding sequence ATGACACAAACAGTAACACAAACAGTATCTTATCCCTCAAACCTTGAATCAATTAAAAAGCTAAAGTTTGCTGAAAATACTGAGTTTCGAGCCACGTTAAACAGACGAGTTGAAGATTTTTTTAAAACCACTGGACGACAAAAACGAGACTGTCCCCAGATGTATTTGAAGACAGCTATTTTAGTTCTGGGTTTTATAGCTATTTATGTATCTTTAGTTTTTTTAGCACAAGAATGGTGGCAAGCTCTAAGTTTATCAATTTTACTTGGACTGTTCATGGATGGCATTGTTTTTAACCTTCAGCACGATGGTTCCCATAATGCCTATTCCAACATTCCTTGGGTGAATAAACTGATGGCTATGTCCCTGGATGTGATTGGTTTTAGTTCCTATTATTGGAAGATATTTCACAATGTACTTCATCACAACTATGTTAATATAACAGGGTATGATCAAGACTTTGAGTTTGGAACTTTGGCGAGAAAAACACCTTTTCAGAAGTGGTTTCCTCATCATCGTTGGCAACAATATTATATTTGGTTACTATATGGTGTGTACAGCATCGAGTGGTCATTAAGTTTTGATTTCGAGAGTTTTTTTAGCAATAAATTACGCCATGTAGATTATCCTAGACCCAGGGAAAGGGAGTTAGTTATCTTCATACTGGGAAAGACAATTTTTTTGAGTCTTGCTTTCGGTATTCCCTTAATGTTTCATTCCATTTGGAATATTTTATTGTGCTATACTGTGACACAATTAACATTAGGAATTGTGATGAGTTGCATCTTTTGGTTAGCCCACGAAGTTGAAGAAGCAGAATTTCCTATGCCTTCAGAAGATACAAGAATGGTAAAAAATGAATGGGCCATTCATCAAATTGAAACCAGTGTTAATTGTTCCTTTAATCCTTTTTTAAATTGGTTTTGTGGTGGACTAAATTTTCAGATTGAGCATCATCTATTTCCACAAATTTGTCATGTAAATTATGCTTATATAGCCCCTATTGTTGAAAAAACTTGTCAAGAATTTGGTGTAAAATATCAAACAAACAAATCACTTTTTGCTTCTTTGTCATCACATTTTCGATTACTGCGTCGTCTTGGTAAATCAAGTTCAACTCTTTAA
- a CDS encoding SET domain-containing protein, translating to MLHPSHQLRFINPVIGYGVFATEPIPKGTIVGFVDSLDIKILPKTYERLNDKVRAIIEHFVYIDKEGDGILAWDNEKYINHSCDSNALVTPYHLSIAAHDIAKNEEITIDYTLNDAYLDIHKEGEGLSCQCGSPNCRKIINNLDIDSYLPIFISRLNEALTCSLQVKQPLFDFMDTKEKNELIKAFQNHSDCSKIMLEFLKKRSSNFHKKWNRILS from the coding sequence ATGTTACATCCCTCTCATCAACTTCGCTTTATCAATCCAGTTATTGGTTATGGTGTCTTTGCTACTGAACCAATTCCCAAAGGAACAATTGTCGGATTTGTAGATTCTCTTGATATCAAGATTTTACCGAAAACTTATGAGCGTCTTAATGACAAAGTTAGAGCAATTATTGAGCATTTTGTTTATATTGACAAAGAAGGTGATGGAATCTTAGCTTGGGATAATGAAAAGTACATAAACCATAGTTGTGATTCTAATGCCCTTGTTACTCCATATCATTTATCTATTGCTGCACATGATATTGCCAAAAATGAAGAAATAACTATAGACTATACCCTAAATGATGCCTATTTGGATATTCATAAAGAGGGGGAAGGATTGTCTTGTCAGTGTGGCAGTCCCAACTGCCGAAAAATCATTAATAATCTTGATATTGACAGTTACTTGCCTATTTTCATTTCTCGCTTAAATGAAGCATTAACTTGTTCACTTCAAGTTAAACAACCTCTTTTTGATTTTATGGATACTAAAGAGAAAAATGAATTAATTAAAGCTTTTCAGAATCATAGTGATTGTTCTAAAATTATGTTAGAGTTTCTCAAAAAGCGAAGCTCAAATTTTCATAAAAAATGGAACAGAATACTATCGTAA
- a CDS encoding SDR family oxidoreductase, with the protein MLNIEKTFDQITAMGPMHLKVFTYIMQMLTDKYQVSMLDFDLEKSIFFYGIDSLKIIEIHSTLEGQLNTKIPTEAFFQANTFKEMIDDIVKSISNQDNVGVKTSNYSLQAEIEEALEYLLRDRGDGATENQGSQTNTTLLTGGSGFVGTFFLKELLERTDLKVFCLVRAADEEAGLNRIKKTALKYNAFLPSGWENRVQIVIGDMSKKRFGLSESVYEDYAEKIDSVYHVAAVDNFYLPYNIIKKTNVFGTIEVADFALSRKIKPFYHVSSCAVSLLEKCSDPPTIIGLVNGYAQTKYVTEQIILRLAEKGLPWISFRLGYLYTLGISNVDLNPNTSFNKLLQLVAKAYDKVEEDFFIEADAFENFLMAIPEIGCVPDIDANFDLMPVEYSAKAIIKTSLLPMNEKQQCYTFYNPQPLNWSDIVSYFKKLNKRIETVPLTTFVDKYQEYVRHTDNNSIKLLKSVVSRELDQQLNTMFRKIDTDMVKEDIHWCPPCEKPFTHAYVDFVLNG; encoded by the coding sequence ATGTTGAATATCGAAAAAACGTTTGACCAAATCACAGCGATGGGGCCAATGCATCTCAAGGTGTTTACTTACATCATGCAGATGCTTACAGATAAATATCAGGTTTCAATGCTTGATTTTGACCTTGAAAAATCTATCTTTTTCTATGGTATCGATTCTTTAAAGATCATTGAAATTCATAGCACCCTTGAAGGACAGTTAAATACTAAAATTCCTACAGAGGCTTTTTTCCAAGCAAATACTTTCAAAGAGATGATTGATGATATTGTTAAATCGATTTCTAATCAGGATAATGTCGGAGTTAAAACTAGTAACTATTCTTTACAAGCAGAAATTGAAGAAGCGTTAGAATATCTTCTTCGAGATCGTGGTGATGGTGCAACAGAAAACCAAGGCAGTCAGACTAATACTACATTATTGACTGGAGGATCAGGGTTTGTCGGTACTTTTTTTCTCAAAGAACTGCTTGAACGCACTGATCTTAAGGTTTTTTGTTTGGTACGCGCTGCCGATGAAGAAGCAGGGTTAAACAGGATTAAAAAGACAGCATTAAAATACAATGCTTTTCTTCCTAGTGGATGGGAAAACCGCGTACAAATCGTGATTGGTGATATGTCCAAGAAGCGGTTTGGACTGTCTGAAAGTGTCTATGAAGATTACGCAGAAAAAATAGACAGTGTATATCATGTTGCAGCAGTAGATAACTTTTATTTACCCTATAACATTATTAAGAAAACCAATGTTTTCGGAACTATTGAAGTGGCAGATTTTGCTTTGTCCCGCAAAATAAAACCCTTCTATCATGTATCGAGTTGTGCCGTTTCTTTGCTGGAAAAATGCAGTGATCCCCCGACTATTATTGGTCTGGTTAATGGATATGCCCAAACTAAGTATGTAACGGAGCAGATTATCTTACGTTTGGCAGAAAAAGGATTACCTTGGATCAGTTTTCGTTTAGGATATTTATATACATTGGGGATTTCAAATGTTGATCTTAATCCCAATACTTCGTTTAATAAATTGCTTCAATTAGTGGCAAAAGCTTACGACAAAGTAGAAGAGGATTTCTTCATTGAAGCGGATGCTTTTGAGAATTTTCTCATGGCTATTCCTGAAATTGGTTGTGTCCCAGATATTGACGCTAATTTCGATCTTATGCCCGTTGAATATTCAGCCAAAGCGATTATTAAGACCTCATTACTACCGATGAATGAGAAACAACAATGTTATACTTTCTATAACCCCCAGCCTCTCAATTGGTCTGATATTGTCAGTTACTTTAAAAAGCTTAATAAGCGGATTGAAACTGTTCCTTTGACAACCTTTGTTGACAAGTATCAAGAGTATGTTCGACACACCGATAACAACAGTATTAAGCTTTTGAAATCTGTCGTATCTCGTGAATTAGATCAACAACTTAATACCATGTTCCGCAAGATTGATACGGACATGGTTAAGGAGGATATCCATTGGTGTCCCCCTTGCGAAAAGCCTTTTACTCATGCTTATGTAGATTTTGTTCTTAATGGATGA